The Arachis ipaensis cultivar K30076 chromosome B10, Araip1.1, whole genome shotgun sequence DNA window NNNNNNNNNNNNNNNNNNNNNNNNNNNNNNNNNNNNNNNNNNNNNNNNNNNNNNNNNNNNNNNNNNNNNNNNNNNNNNNNNNNNNNNNNNNNNNNNNNNNNNNNNNNNNNNNNNNNNNNNNNNNNNNNNNNNNNNNNNNNNNNNNNNNNNNNNNNNNNNNNNNNNNNNNNNNNNNNNNNNNNNNNNNNNNNNNNNNNNNNNNNNNNNNNNNNNNNNNNNNNNNNNNNNNNNNNNNNNNNNNNNNNNNNNNNNNNNNNNNNNNNNNNNNNNNNNNNNNNNNNNNNNNNNNNNNNNNNNNNNNNNNNNNNNNNNNNNNNNNNNNNNNNNNNNNNNNNNNNNNNNNNNNNNNNNNNNNNNNNNNNNNNNNNNNNNNNNNNNNNNNNNNNNNNNNNNNNNNNNNNNNNNNNNNNNNNNNNNNNNNNNNNNNNNNNNNNNNNNNNNNNNNNNNNNNNNNNNNNNNNNNNNNNNNNNNNNNNNNNNNNNNNNNNNNNNNNNNNNNNNNNNNNNNNNNNNNNNNNNNNNNNNNNTTGTATGATTTTGGCTTAGATatctttatctaattttattgagACTTCAGTTACCGAGTTCTCAATTAGAGTGAATtagtattgaaatttgaaaagcaTATAATCAAATTTAGGAATTTAGGTAATGTTTTAATataattttctttgaattttaaataaagaaaattttaaatttttatgttttatgttttaaaaaattaagatatatttaattttcaataatttaaatattatgaGAATGATTAAAAAATAAACTCAGATTTTCAATCATTACTCATAGAATTATTACGGatgcaaaaattaaaatgaaaaatgctaCATGATTAACAAAATTTATCATTTTAAATCAATNNNNNNNNNNNNNNNNNNNNNNNNNNNNNNNNNNNNNNNNNNNNNNATTAAGTGTTAACTAAATCCTAAATTTTAAACTATAAAttctaataatataaaaataaaatattagtctAAAATATtgagtaatataaataaaaaatgtgtACTTTAGTATTTCTCAATTGAAATTCCACTGCTTCAAAATAATACACCATAAATTCCGTGAATGGgtgcaataaaaaaaataatttgatgtttctacCTCACTTAAACACAATGCAAAGCTTATTTGAATAATAAATAATTGGTTTATGTTtttgtaaataatttattttctcaagaacagaaataataaaaaaaggatTTCATTTTCAATCTTACTATTTCCTTTGCAATATCATGAAAATAAGATCATCAAGAATCACAAGAAAACCAAAAACATAATCGACAAAATACTCAGTTTGATCTCTAAAGTTATACTCAAGTCTCAATTTAGTCCTTGAAGTTTCAATTGCCTCAATTTAATCCCTAAACTTTCAATTGACTCATGGACGAAAACCACTGCAAAGACTAACgtgattaaaatttgaaaagtttATAGATTAAATTGAGGCAATTGAAACTTTAAGGACTAAATTGAGACTCGAATGTaactttagggaccaaattgagtatttTCTCAAACATAATCCCATTAGGAAAGGATCTCAAAACAATTGAAGCATTTCTAAGCAACATTAATTACCTAGTTAAGATGAACAAAGTCACACAAACATTGTATCATGGCCAATTTGCTAGCCCAAATTTAACACAAATTATACAACTTCCATTAACTTGTTTTTTTCTCTTAAAGTTGGATATGGAAAAAAGGGCCATgtcaagaaagagagaaagagacatACACAATTTATTAATAGCCACTAAACACAACTAACTCTTGAAAATGATATTTGGAAGCATGAATCCAAAAAGCTTGGAACTTCTTAACTGGGATTTGACTTTTGACATAAGAGTGCCATCATCCATCTGTTAAAAATGAGCAAGAGATAAATGAATAGGAAAATTTTAGCTTCCATGAAAGCACCATCTTTTCCAAAAGTTCCATGCATAAAAACTCGGATTCGGAATTAGGTAAAGACTCATATGCAGTTatcttcacgtgaagttgatacttgaAAATCGTTGGATGATGATTTAGTCAAACTTGTCAAATCATCTGACGGTTCTTAAatatcaacttcatatgaagacAATTGTATATGAGTTTTCACCTCAGAATTATAATGCAGAATCTGATTGGATGATTATGTAAAACTCTTTCCACTGAGagtgcattaaaattttttttttacctcCACAATCCAAAACCGAATTTCAGATAAAGAAATGAGAAAAACTCAATCACAAGTTTTGACCGGCCAGCCTACTCGGCCCTACCTAAACCGAATCCCATAATCCGGCAATCTCAACTTCGATGGCCTGTGTCCCGCTCTACCGGCCCTCATCACACAATCAATCATGCCTCGGACACGGATTTCCATCCCCAAGGATTCCGGCACAACTATACACAGGGCCAAGCGAACGAAGGCGCGAGCCTAAACACACTTAACTCTACCCTACCTACTTGAAACAACAACAAACACATATATGAAAATTTAAACATAGTTTAAAAGAAGTCATAATACTATTATTAGACTTCCATCATGCATAAAAAAGCCTAAACTGATCATGAATCCCAATGGCATGTAACATGAAATCCAAGGCATTATGAACTTGAAAGCCTAACCGATTTAACTTCCTTTTTCCCCTTTTCTATTTGGTGAAATGGTAATGGTAGTTAATCCGGAAATGCCACACGCCATCATCTCAAGAGTAAATTTGACAGATCAAATGCATTTCATCACCTCCATTTTCTTAGAGAAACCATCTATTCTTATATATTCTAAACTTTAACAGAAAAATTGACTTGGAAACTGAAACTTGTTGCATTAGAAAGAGCGAGGAAGGAAAAACAAAAGTTTGTGCATGCTAAAGAGTGCCGAAACATGAAATAATTTCAGTTCAGTCATGAATGGATTTACCTCATTATCGTGCCAGTCGGAAAGCTTCTGCAACAAAATATCAACCAAAGGAACCGCGGCATTTTGACGATCCACATAAGCACCTCTTTTTCCCTTTGGAATCTCTGCTACCACCAGCATGCCCAGAACTAGCAATACCATAGTCATAGGTTAACTCGGTCATCGGGGGAATGTGACTGATTGCGAAAAACGCCACATGTAGGAATGATTGATTGTTTTCTTCATATAAGATAGGTTGCCAGAAAACATTCGGGGAGCAACTATGGTTCATGAATCTAGCTACATTCCCAACATTCTTGGCACTAATAATAAGAGGATACGGCATAGTGTAGTCCTCTGTAGAGTCATTTGTGCTAACTTCTTCGAGTAATCTAGGTTCATAGTTCCACTTGAATTCCTCATAAATTCGAGTTGTGTCGAAAACATATTCATTACCATCTCCTTCCTTCGCGAGCTGATTCAACCTTGCTTGATCAATAACTTCTCCTGCATACTCACAAATGAAAGAACCGGCacgaataggatccagtgatctaAGACCCCATCCTCTATCCTTTGTTTTGAATACTTCCATGTGGTGCTTCAGACCGGTCTGGGAGGCTCGATTTTTGCAGTTAGGGAAACACTGGCATGTGGGGCCACATTCATGAATCAGCGGCCTTCGACTCACCAAAATGCTGCCACCGGTGTACGGAAAATCTCCGTCGTTTCTCCTAATGCAAGAGCAGTTCAAATCACCAGGGACACATGATTTACCACAGCTGCAGCCATGTGAAGGCTGCATCAAACTGAACGATTTCGGATGCCTGAGGGAATGGAAGTAAGTGAAATATGCAGGCGCCTTCACATTATCAACATCATTGACAAGTGATACCGGAATACTCTCGGCTCCTGAGGAGAGGTCTCCAATAATAAGCCCGGTCCTCGAAGGGAATCCAGACTTGAATTTCTGAACTGATTTCCAAACAGCAAACGCACTCGGCTGCCCCGGAACTCTTACCAACTTATACTTGAACACACCACCGCCACTTTTTGCCCTGTCGACCCAAGAATCTTGGATTTTATACAGACCATCATAGACATAGATCTTTGAATTTGGATTGGCGCCATCTCTTATGCCCCGAATGACTCTTACCTCGTTGCGTTGTCGTGAACTTCTATCCAAAGCAAGATTACCCCTTTCAAGCTTTTGATCTGTCACATGCTTATCTTTCTTGTTGAAGTTCCCACCCTGACCGGTATAAATTATAACATCATTATCCTCAGCTTCATCATCATATTCTCCTGATGAAACAATGCTTATAGCGATAATTTCCTCCTCGAACTCACCCTTCACATGCAAAGAGTCAATTCCACCCATGGAGGGAGCATGCAGACCAACAATACATAACTCCATTCGGAAATAGAAGATATCCCCTATCTCAACCC harbors:
- the LOC107622325 gene encoding histone-lysine N-methyltransferase, H3 lysine-9 specific SUVH1, whose translation is MEEGLAQNSVPPSGPIDKSRILDVKPMRSLIPVFPMSPQAPASGQYPSGFSPFFPFGAPQQGSSGAPRGGAIPAPIRAYRSPAGAGDGGTSMDGSSGRKNAASRSARSAAKRNKKAVGVPVDASGLVGISPAQREDGSREVVHLIMTTFDAIRRRICQLDDAKELSTGSIKRSDLKACNTLMSKGIRTNLRKRVGAVPGVEIGDIFYFRMELCIVGLHAPSMGGIDSLHVKGEFEEEIIAISIVSSGEYDDEAEDNDVIIYTGQGGNFNKKDKHVTDQKLERGNLALDRSSRQRNEVRVIRGIRDGANPNSKIYVYDGLYKIQDSWVDRAKSGGGVFKYKLVRVPGQPSAFAVWKSVQKFKSGFPSRTGLIIGDLSSGAESIPVSLVNDVDNVKAPAYFTYFHSLRHPKSFSLMQPSHGCSCGKSCVPGDLNCSCIRRNDGDFPYTGGSILVSRRPLIHECGPTCQCFPNCKNRASQTGLKHHMEVFKTKDRGWGLRSLDPIRAGSFICEYAGEVIDQARLNQLAKEGDGNEYVFDTTRIYEEFKWNYEPRLLEEVSTNDSTEDYTMPYPLIISAKNVGNVARFMNHSCSPNVFWQPILYEENNQSFLHVAFFAISHIPPMTELTYDYGIASSGHAGGSRDSKGKKRCLCGSSKCRGSFG